The Streptomyces rubrogriseus genomic sequence ACCGGGGCGGCCTCGCGGGCGCCGCCTTCGAGATGGACGACCGCTTCACCGGCCACCGCGCCGAGGACATCGCCCGGCTGCGCTTCGACGCGGGCAAGCTGCTGCTGCGCATCGACTACGACGACCCCGGCTCGCTGGCCACGATGGAGGCGAGCGCCCGCGCGGTGGACGCCATGGCCGCACGTGAACTGCCGCTCTTCGTCGAGCCGTTCATCTCCCGCCGGATCGACGGGCGGGTGCGCAACGACCTGTCGGCCGAGGCCGTGACCCGCTCCATCGCCATCGCCTCCGGCCTTGGCGGCACCTCCGCCTACACCTGGCTGAAACTGCCCGTCACCCGGAACCCGGACGACATGGCCGAGGTCCTGGAGACCTCCACGCTGCCCGCGGTCCTGCTCGGCGGCGACATAGGGGGCTCCCCGGCGGACCAGACCGCGGCCTACGAACGCTGGCGCAAGGCGCTGCGGCTGCCCACCGTGCAGGGCATGGTCGTGGGCCGCTCGCTGCTCTACCCGGCCGGGGGCAGCGTGGAGGAGGCGGTGGACACGGCCGTGGGACTGCTGTGACCGGGTTTGCTGTGGCCGACTGTCGTGACCGACTGCTGTGACCGATTGCCGTGACCGAGGAGAGGCGGAGGAGCGGACGATGACGTATCACCTTCCCGCGGGCAAGGCGGCGGCCGACGGCCCGTACGCCGTGGACGTGACGCCCGAGAGCGCGGGCTGGGGCTACTCCGGCCTGCGCGTGGTGAACCTGGCCCCCGGCGGCAGCCACACCTTCGACAGCGGCGGGAGCGAGTGGATCGTGCTGCCGCTGAGCGGCGGCTGCACGGTCGCGACCGCCGACGACTTCGGCCGGGAGACCTTCGAACTCGACGGCCGGGACAGCGTGTTCAGCGGTGTCACGGACTTCGCGTACGTCCCCCGCGACGCCCGCACGACCCTGACCTCCACCGGCGGCGGCCGGTTCGCCCTGACCGGCGCCCGCTGCACCCGCCGCCTGCCCGCCCGCTACGGCCCGGCGTCCTCGGTGCCGGTGGAGCTGCGCGGCACCGGGAACTGCTCGCGGCAGGTCAACAACTTCGGCGCGGCGGCCCCCGCCGGAGGCGGTGACGAACAGGGTTTCGAGTGCGACAAGCTGATCGCGGTCGAGGTCATCACGCCGGGCGGCAACTGGTCGTCCTTCCCGCCGCACAAGCACGACGAGCACCGCCCCGGCGAGGAGTCGGTGCTCGAGGAGATCTACTACTTCGAGTTCGCGGCCCACGACGGCACCCCCGGCCTCGGCTACCAGCGCGTCTCACCGTCCGGGCAGGGGCAGGGGACCGACGTACTCGCCGAGGTGCGCGACGGGGACGTCGTGCTGATCCCCGACGGCTGGCACGGGCCGTCGATGGCGGTCCCCGGCCACCACATGTACTACCTGAACGTCATGGCGGGGCCGGAGGCCGAACGCGCCTGGCTGATCTGCGACCACCCCGACCACGCCTGGATCCGCGACACCTGGCCCGACCAGCCGGTCGACCCCCGGCTGCCCCTCTACACCGCACCGGAGAGGTCCGCATGAGCGTCGCCGCCACCCGCCGACTGACCACCGCCCAGGCCCTGGTGCGCTTCCTGGCCGCGCAGTACACCGAGCGCGACGGCGTACGGCACCGGCTGATCACGGGCACCTGGGGGATCTTCGGCCACGGCAACGTGGCGGGTCTCGGCCAGGCACTCGTGGAGTACCGCGAGCTGATGCCGTACCACCAGGGCCGTAGCGAACAGGCCATGGTGCACGCGGCCGTCGGCCACGCCCGGCAGCTCAACCGCCTGTCCGCACAGGCGGTGACGACCTCCATCGGCCCCGGTGCCACCAACCTGGTCACCGGCGCCGCCCTCGCCACGGTCAACCGCCTGCCGGTCCTGCTCCTCCCCGGCGACTACTTCGCCTCGCACGCCGCCGACCCGCTCCTCCAGCAGCTGGAGCACCCGGTCGAGGCCGACGTGTCCGTCAACGACGCCCTGCGGCCGGTGTCCCGGTACTTCGATCGGATCACCCGGCCCGAGGCGCTCCTCGCCTCCGCGCTCCAGGCGATGCGCGTGCTCAGCGACCCGGCGGAGACCGGCGCGGTCACCCTCGCACTGCCCCAGGACGTGCAGGCGCAGGCGTACGACTGGCCGGAGGAGTTCTTCGCCGACCGGGTGTGGCGGGTACGTCGCCCGGCTCCCGACCCGGCGGAGCTGATCGAGGCGGTCCGGGCGGTCCGGGCCGCCGCCCGCCCGCTGATCGTCGCGGGCGGCGGTGTGCACCACAGCGAGGCGGAAGGGGCCCTCGGGGCGCTCGTGGACGCCACCGGCATCCCGGTCGCCTCCACCCAGGCCGGCAAGGGCGTGCTGCGCCACGACCACCCGGCGGATCTCGGTGGCATCGGCCACACCGGCACCGCGGTGAGCGACGCCCTCGCCCGCACCGCGGACCTGGTGATCGGCGTCGGCACCCGCTACTCGGACTTCACCACCGCCTCCGGCACCCTCTTCCAGCACCCGGACGTCCGCTTCCTGAACCTCAACATCACCGCCTTCGACGCCCACAAGCTCGCCGCCGGCACCCTGGTGTGCGACGCGCGGTCGGGGCTCACCGCGCTGACGGAGGCGTTGTCCGGACACCGGGTGGACGCGGCGTACGAGACGGAGTACCGCACCGGGAAGGCCCGTTGGGCCGAGGCGGTCGAGGCGGCGTTCCGCGCCGACGACGACGGCGCGGTGCCGACCCAGACCCAGGTGCTGGGCGCGCTGGACGGCGTCGTCGGCGACCAGGACGTGGTGATCAACGCGGCCGGCTCGTTCCCCGGCGACCTGCACAAGCTGTGGCGGGCCCGCTCCCCGCGCCAGTACCACCTGGAGTACGGCTACTCCTGCATGGGCTACGAGATCCCGGCCGCCCTCGGCGTCCAGCAGGCCGCGCCGGGCACCCCCGTGTGGGCCCTGGTGGGCGACGGGACGTACCTGATGAACCCGACCGAGATCGTCACGGCGGTGCAGGAGAACCTGCCGGTGAAGCTGGTCCTGGTCCAGAACCACGGCTACGCGTCCATCGGCGGCCTGTCCGAGTCGGTCGGCGCCGAGCGCTTCGGCACCGACTACCGTCACCGCGTCGCCGACGGCTCCTTCACCGGCGCCCCGCTCCCCGTCGACCTCGCCGCCAACGCGGCCAGCCTCGGCATGGACGTGCTGCGCGCCAAGACGGTGCGGGAGCTGCGCGAGGCACTGGCGACGGCCCGCGCGGCGACCCGCCCGACCTGTGTGTACGTCGAGACGGCGCCCCCGTCGGCCGCCCTCCCGGCGGAGGCCTGGTGGGACGTGCCGGTGGCCGAGGTGTCGGCCCGCGAGGCGGCCACAGACGCGCGGGCGGCCTACGAGCGCGCGGTCGCCGACCGCCGCCGCCACCTCTGACCCCGCCGGCACCCCGCCACCCAGTCAGTCCCCTACGCAAGGGAGGTACGTCCATGGCGAAGACCGGCGACCCCGCACGCGCCGTGACCGCCCCCGCGACCGGCACCCTGGACTTCGCCCTGGACCGGAGCAGTCCGGTGCCGCTCTACTACCAGCTGGCCCGGCAGTTGGAGGCGGCGATCGAGCACGGCGCCCTCGCACCGGGGAACCTGCTGGGCAACGAGGTCGACCTCTCCGTCCGCCTCGGTCTGTCCCGGCCGACGGTCCGGCAGGCCATCCAGTCGCTGGTCGACAAGGGGCTGCTGGTACGGCGGCGCGGGGTCGGCACCCAGGTGGTGCACAGCCAGGTCAGGCGCCCGCTGGAGCTGAGCAGCCTCTACGACGACCTGGAGGCGGCCGGACAGGACCCCGGGACCCGGGTGGTGCGCAACGAGGCCGTCCCGGCCACCGCCGAGGTCGCGGCGGCCCTCGGCGTCGCGGAGGGCACCGAGGTCGCCGTCCTGGAGCGGCTGCGCCTCACCCACGGGCAGCCGGTGGCGATGCTGTGCAACCACCTTCCGGCGGGCCTGCTGGAACTCGACGACGCCCGGCTGGAGTCGACGGGTCTGTACCGGATGATGCGCGCCCGCGGCATCACCCTGCACAGCGCCCGCCAGACCGTCGGCGCCCGCATCGCCTCCCGCGCGGAGGCCGAGCGGCTCGGCGAGCGGGAGGGCGCCGCGCTGCTCACCATGCGGCGCATCGCGTACGACGACACCGGGCGGCCGGTCGAGTACGGGACGCACGTCTACCGCGCGTCCCGGTACGCGTTCGACTTCCAGCTGCTGGTCAGGAACTGACCGGGCTGAGGGACCGTGTCCGGGCGGGCACGCGGGAGGGAGTCTCGAATCCGAAGTGCGCTTCACGTCGGGCACTCAGTAGTCTCGGCTCGCGTGAACAGGCGAAAGCACAAGAAACTGTCCCGGCGCCTCGTCGACGCCGCGCTCGTCGGCGAGCCGGCGCGGGTGCGGGCCGCGCTGCGGGCCGGAGCACCCGCCGAGACGGCGGACCCGGCCGGGAGCACCCCGCTGTACCTCGCGTCCGTGAACGGGGACACCGACATCGTCCGCGTACTGCTCGCGGCCGGTGCCCGGCCGGACACGGAGAGCGGAATCGGCTCGGAGGGCACACCGCTGTGCGGGGCGGCCTGCTGGGGACACACCGAGACCGTCCGCGCGCTCCTCGAGTACGGAGCCGACCCGAACCTGCGCGAGGACCACGGCACCGGCCGGGCGCCGCTGGACTGGGCCTCCAACGGACCGCACCAGGAGACGGCGGACCTGCTCGTCGCCGCGGGCGCGCGACCGCGGGACTGACCTCGGGAGGGGACGGCACGAAGAAGGGCCTTCCCGGACTCGCGTCCGTGAAGGCCCTTCACACCGTCGGGACGACAGGATTTGAACCTGCGACCCCTTGACCCCCAGTCAAGTGCGCTACCAAGCTGCGCCACGTCCCGGTGTCGTCTCGTGCGGTGAACCGCGCGATCACGCGGACAGCACTTTACCCCACGGACGGGGCCGCGCCTAAGCGGGCGCGGGAGAGGGACAATCGGTCGTATGAACAGCCCTGCCGACAACCCCGTGGACAGCACAGCCGCCGACCGCCCGGTGGAGGGGCGGGACCGCGACGACGAGGGCCGGGCGCGCAACGCCCGGCCGCGGGACGGGCTCGGACGCCCGCTGCCGTACGGCGCGGACGGCGTGCCGCGCCAGCCCGAGGGCGTCGTACGGGCTCCGGAGGCGACCGTCGCCGAGGCGCAGCGGCTGCTGGACGACGGGAAGCCGTTCCACGCGCACGAGGTCTTCGAGGACGCCTGGAAGTCGGGGCCCGAGGAGGAGCGGGAGCTGTGGCGGGGCATGGCCCAGCTCGCCGTCGGGCTCACCCACTCGGCGCGCGGCAACTCCACCGGTGGGGCGAGGCTGCTGCGGCGCGGGGCGGGTGCCGTCACGGCGTGGGCGGCGTCGGGGGCCGGGCGGGAGCGGCCGTACGGGATGGACCTGGGCGCGGTCGCCGGGTGGGCCCGGGAGCTGGCCGGCGAGGTGGAGGGCGGCGGTTCCGTGGACGCGGCGGCGCGGGCGCCCCGGCTCCGGGGCTGAGTTCCGTCGGGGCGGCCCGGCCGGGGCGTGGTCGGTGGCGTACGGCAGACTCGTGCCGTGCGGACAATTCATGTGATCGGTATCGGCGCGGGCGACCCCGAGCAGCTGACGCTCCAGGCCGTCAGGGCGCTGCGCGGCACGGACGTGTTCTTCGTCCTCGACAAGGGCGAGGCCAAGTCCGACCTGGTGCGGCTGCGCAGGGACATGCTGGAGGCGCACGTACCGGAGGGGACGTACCGGGTCGTCGAGGCGCGCGATCCCGAGCGGGACCGCGGCGCGGGCGGCGCGGCGTACTCCCCCGCCGTCGGGGACTGGCGCAGTGCCCGGGCCGGGATCTACGAGCGGCTGATCGCCGAGGAGCTGGGCGAGGACGAGACCGGCGCGTTCCTGGTCTGGGG encodes the following:
- a CDS encoding DUF309 domain-containing protein; amino-acid sequence: MNSPADNPVDSTAADRPVEGRDRDDEGRARNARPRDGLGRPLPYGADGVPRQPEGVVRAPEATVAEAQRLLDDGKPFHAHEVFEDAWKSGPEEERELWRGMAQLAVGLTHSARGNSTGGARLLRRGAGAVTAWAASGAGRERPYGMDLGAVAGWARELAGEVEGGGSVDAAARAPRLRG
- the iolB gene encoding 5-deoxy-glucuronate isomerase, whose amino-acid sequence is MTYHLPAGKAAADGPYAVDVTPESAGWGYSGLRVVNLAPGGSHTFDSGGSEWIVLPLSGGCTVATADDFGRETFELDGRDSVFSGVTDFAYVPRDARTTLTSTGGGRFALTGARCTRRLPARYGPASSVPVELRGTGNCSRQVNNFGAAAPAGGGDEQGFECDKLIAVEVITPGGNWSSFPPHKHDEHRPGEESVLEEIYYFEFAAHDGTPGLGYQRVSPSGQGQGTDVLAEVRDGDVVLIPDGWHGPSMAVPGHHMYYLNVMAGPEAERAWLICDHPDHAWIRDTWPDQPVDPRLPLYTAPERSA
- the iolD gene encoding 3D-(3,5/4)-trihydroxycyclohexane-1,2-dione acylhydrolase (decyclizing), with the protein product MSVAATRRLTTAQALVRFLAAQYTERDGVRHRLITGTWGIFGHGNVAGLGQALVEYRELMPYHQGRSEQAMVHAAVGHARQLNRLSAQAVTTSIGPGATNLVTGAALATVNRLPVLLLPGDYFASHAADPLLQQLEHPVEADVSVNDALRPVSRYFDRITRPEALLASALQAMRVLSDPAETGAVTLALPQDVQAQAYDWPEEFFADRVWRVRRPAPDPAELIEAVRAVRAAARPLIVAGGGVHHSEAEGALGALVDATGIPVASTQAGKGVLRHDHPADLGGIGHTGTAVSDALARTADLVIGVGTRYSDFTTASGTLFQHPDVRFLNLNITAFDAHKLAAGTLVCDARSGLTALTEALSGHRVDAAYETEYRTGKARWAEAVEAAFRADDDGAVPTQTQVLGALDGVVGDQDVVINAAGSFPGDLHKLWRARSPRQYHLEYGYSCMGYEIPAALGVQQAAPGTPVWALVGDGTYLMNPTEIVTAVQENLPVKLVLVQNHGYASIGGLSESVGAERFGTDYRHRVADGSFTGAPLPVDLAANAASLGMDVLRAKTVRELREALATARAATRPTCVYVETAPPSAALPAEAWWDVPVAEVSAREAATDARAAYERAVADRRRHL
- a CDS encoding Cgl0159 family (beta/alpha)8-fold protein, with the translated sequence MSRSISSIPDLTAVRARHPEAIAEAAARRVRRPLIGDSGRLMIVAADHPARGALGVGDRRLAMANRADLLERLCTALSRPGVDGVLATADVLEDLLLLGVLENKVVMGSMNRGGLAGAAFEMDDRFTGHRAEDIARLRFDAGKLLLRIDYDDPGSLATMEASARAVDAMAARELPLFVEPFISRRIDGRVRNDLSAEAVTRSIAIASGLGGTSAYTWLKLPVTRNPDDMAEVLETSTLPAVLLGGDIGGSPADQTAAYERWRKALRLPTVQGMVVGRSLLYPAGGSVEEAVDTAVGLL
- a CDS encoding ankyrin repeat domain-containing protein — protein: MNRRKHKKLSRRLVDAALVGEPARVRAALRAGAPAETADPAGSTPLYLASVNGDTDIVRVLLAAGARPDTESGIGSEGTPLCGAACWGHTETVRALLEYGADPNLREDHGTGRAPLDWASNGPHQETADLLVAAGARPRD
- a CDS encoding GntR family transcriptional regulator gives rise to the protein MAKTGDPARAVTAPATGTLDFALDRSSPVPLYYQLARQLEAAIEHGALAPGNLLGNEVDLSVRLGLSRPTVRQAIQSLVDKGLLVRRRGVGTQVVHSQVRRPLELSSLYDDLEAAGQDPGTRVVRNEAVPATAEVAAALGVAEGTEVAVLERLRLTHGQPVAMLCNHLPAGLLELDDARLESTGLYRMMRARGITLHSARQTVGARIASRAEAERLGEREGAALLTMRRIAYDDTGRPVEYGTHVYRASRYAFDFQLLVRN